A single genomic interval of Deltaproteobacteria bacterium CG2_30_66_27 harbors:
- a CDS encoding fructose-bisphosphate aldolase (catalyzes the reversible formation of fructose 1,6-bisphosphate from glycerone phosphate and D-glyceraldehyde 3-phosphate), translating into MIGKKIRLERIMDRNTHRTVLVPMDHGVTVGPIPGLIQIPPTANLIAEGGANAAIVHRGAAMFGHRGYGKDLGLILHLSASTTLAPDSNRKVLVATVEDALQMGADAVSIHVNLGAEDEAQMLRDFGTVSSACQRWGMPLLAMIYTRGPKIRNEYDVKYVRHAARVGAEMGADIVKVPYTGSPESFREVTEGCASSVVIAGGEKMESDEEVLRMVHDAVAAGCAGASIGRNVFQHRSPASMVRAIVSIVHGGATVREALAILKAKA; encoded by the coding sequence ATGATCGGAAAGAAGATCCGCCTGGAGCGGATCATGGACCGGAACACCCACAGAACCGTGCTCGTTCCCATGGACCACGGGGTGACCGTCGGCCCGATCCCCGGGCTGATCCAGATCCCTCCCACGGCGAACCTGATCGCCGAGGGCGGCGCGAACGCGGCGATCGTGCACCGCGGGGCCGCCATGTTCGGTCACCGCGGCTACGGGAAAGACCTCGGCCTCATCCTTCATCTCTCCGCCAGCACCACACTCGCCCCCGACTCCAACCGGAAGGTCCTGGTCGCCACCGTCGAGGACGCCCTTCAGATGGGGGCCGACGCCGTTTCCATCCACGTGAACCTGGGCGCCGAGGACGAGGCGCAGATGCTGCGCGACTTCGGAACCGTGTCGAGCGCCTGCCAGCGCTGGGGGATGCCGCTCCTGGCAATGATCTACACGCGCGGGCCGAAGATCCGGAACGAGTACGACGTGAAGTACGTCCGACACGCCGCCCGGGTTGGAGCGGAGATGGGAGCCGACATCGTCAAGGTCCCGTACACCGGATCCCCCGAGTCGTTCCGGGAGGTCACCGAAGGCTGCGCTTCCTCCGTGGTGATCGCCGGGGGCGAAAAAATGGAGAGCGACGAGGAAGTCCTCCGTATGGTCCACGACGCCGTCGCGGCGGGGTGCGCGGGCGCCTCGATCGGAAGGAACGTCTTCCAGCACCGCTCCCCGGCGTCGATGGTGCGCGCCATCGTCTCGATCGTCCACGGAGGCGCCACCGTCCGCGAGGCGCTCGCTATCCTCAAGGCGAAGGCGTAG